In Colletotrichum destructivum chromosome 1, complete sequence, the sequence CTAGGCAATCCATGGTTCTTCGCACGACCTCGGGAGTTGGCCCCTTTTCATTCGGATCCATTCATCTCACCCACGATTCGTCAGCTtccgtcgtccgtcatcGGCCAGCCGCCCTGACTGAAGAAGGAATTTTTCAGCTCTATCCAGGCTCAATGGACCTCAATAAACTGTCAatgggtgggggggggcctaCGCTCCCGTGCAGCTGGCTGCTTGGCCCTGGGGTGACCGGCAAATTAGCCGACGGCTTCCAACACCACTCCAAATGGGAACTTGACGCCATTCCAATGCGCCCCCAAGACACTGACTGCCATTGACTTCCATGGACTGTCGCTGCCTGCTATTGACCGCCACTAACTAACCTTGAACACCAGCCGCCCATGAGAGTCCTTACGATGTAGTCTAACAAACCCCCGACTCTGACCACCCAATACTACCGCAAGAGCCAGCCAAGCATGAACCTCATCTACCTATACGTGCCAAAAACCCAAACGCGTCGTGGACGAATGCTCGCGCAGTCTTTCGTGCTCCCATCGGATACGGCGGCCCGCACGTCGCCCACCATCATCCATTCCAAACTCAATTTCTTGCCGCCTTCGGCTCCTTGCAGGAGGGATGCTCCCTCCAACCTTCGAGAAGTCTCGGTCGGCATCCTCTTGGCCGGCAACCATCATTGGCGAGAGTTCGCATCTTGCCCAAAGTGGTGTCATTCGACGACGAGTCGCGTCACCCCTCTCCCCTAGGGAGCCGATATGCCGACAGGAATAACATCTCACGGCCCCAGGTTCCGCGTGTCTGAGTGCCACACGGCCCCAAAGAGAATGGTCATGACTGCATGAAAATGCCTTTGCTGGCTGGCCACACACAACCCAACTCTCTTGGAGTTCCCAACGCGGCGGGCTAGTGCCCTGGCAGCGTGAGGTCTATCGATTTGGCTTTCGCGGTGCCTCTCCTAGTTGACGGGTTCCTGCGCCTCCTTGCATGCCGTTGCGTGGAAGCCGCTCAAGCGCtcgctcgtcggcgtcgcaATCTTGTGCAACGGCGCCACAGATCGCGCGGCCCAGGAATGGAATCGTGCCGCTTGCGGGCGTCCTCGAACCGGCTGGCCGATGACTGACGTGTTCCCCTATTCGAGTCGATTGGCGTCCCTATCCGAGGCCACCGCGCACCATCCGGCAGGATCTCGCAGAGCTGTGTTTCCATACCAACAGTCCAGTCTCGGCTCGTCCACCCTACGACTCGAGGCGGCTGACGTATGAGCCAGAGTAACTAACCCCCGCCGTCGGCTCGCCCGCGTCTCGAAGCCTTTAGAACGGCGCTCCCGCCCGCACGGATGTTGCACGAACACACAACATGACTTGTCCGATGTTGCTCACCGACGGCCGTCTCTACCCAGTCTTCTGTCGAACGTTGCACCACTTCGTCGGGGCGACCAAAATGCCACGGGCTCGGAACACGATGTCGCCGAGACAATCAGTGGCTGAAAATTTCCGCCACATGCCGGCCACTCTGTGCAGATGGCCGATGGAGCTCGTCGCGTGCCTTCGGCCCAAAGGCTTCAAGACAGGTCTCATCACCACGCCCTGCCGCAACGCATGTCTGACACATGTTGGGGCAAGCgagcggtggcggcggcggcggcaatcACACGGCGTCGGCAACGACGTATGCCTCATTTCGTTTCGGTCGTGGCCAAGCGAGCAAGGGCGGAGGAGAGCTCCCTCCCAGGCCGACCGGACGGACGGCTGCGTGGAGCACGACCGCCAAGCGATGTTCTACGTGGGACACGGCCGCCAAGCGACGTCTACACCACCATGGAGCGCCCTTGCTTGGAATCGTGGAAGACTAACGTTTCAGTTGTAGGTGTCACGGAGCACAAAGGTCTGGCCTGCCGAACTTCGAGAACGGGCCTTGTCGCCGTCCGTGAGGCCCCGAAATCGTATCCACGCGGAAGAGATGTAGGCAGGTCGGCAGCCCCGCTGTGCTCCGTGTGACCGGCCCCGCACGGGTCGTCTAGACCGTGCCGCACGGCGGGCCACTTAAaaggacgtcgtcgaccctTGGACTTGGCTGCATCTGAGGGCACACACCATCCGGCATAAGCTCCGCGGGAGCCGGCGGCCCGGGCTTGTGGTCACGGATGTTGAGAGGACCGGCATGGTCAAGTGGACGGTCTGCTTGGATATATAGAATGGAATTACTTCAAGTGAGTGGGTACATCATGTACCAGAGGGGGGAGTCCTGACCTCTCAACCCTGCTCATTAAACCAAAGGCTACAGCAACCCGACGTACTTCTTATAcctctcgtctcgtctcgtctctctAAACCCCCTTTTGTTGTGGAAGCGGCCAGTCTATGCCGTACAATCCCCCATTATACCAGTCCCGAATGATGAGAAAGAAAACGCCCAACAATGCAAAACAGACATGGACCATGGTCATGATCCGGATATCTCTGGACACACAGAACCTCCCGCACACGGATGCAAGTTCGCAACAAATCAAACACGTGCCCCGCCCCCTTGTGTATGCACTCAGCTGTTCTTCTCCAACGACTGCAGGTTGACCAGCTCGGCGTAGCGGCCGTTCATCTTCATCAGCTCGGCGTGCGtgccctgctcgacgatgcGGCCCTGGTCGAAGACGTAGATGATGTCGGCCTTCTGAATGGTGCTGAGGCGATGGGCGACGGCAATGGTGGTGCggcccttggcggccttgtcgagggcggcctggacgacgTGCTCCGACTCGGAGTCGAGGGCCGACgtggcctcgtccagcagcaggatcTTGGGGTCGCGGATGAGGgcgcgggcgatggcgatgcgctGCTTCTGGCCACCGGAGAGCAGGGCGCCCTTGCTTCCGACAACGGTGTTGAAGCCCTCGGGCATCGACACGATGAAGTCGTAGATGTTGGCCTCGCGGCAGGCGAactcgatggcctcgtccgtGACCTCGCTGTTGGCGCCGAGGACAATGTTCTCCCTGATGGTGCCCTGGTAGAGCGTGGGCTCCTGgctgacgagggcgatgaagGAGCGGTACTCGTTTACGTTGAGGGTGCTGAtctccttgccgtcgacgaagatGGCGCCGGAGAGGGGGTCGTAGAagcgctcgaggagggcgatggtCGTGGACTTGCCGCAGCCggaggcgccgacgagggcgacgtaCTGGCCCGGGCGGATGACGAGGTTCAGGCCGCGCAGGACGGGCTGCTCGGGGCGGGTCGGGTAGCGGAAGTGGACGTCGCGGAACTCGAGggtgccgtcgacggcgtcgaggctgGCGCCCTGCTCGGACCAGGTGTCGATGGTCGGCTTGCGGTCGAACAGCACCTTGAGCTCGTGGGCGGCCTGGTGGGCCTTGCCCATGTCGGgggcgaaggagaagatggaccCGGCGGACTGGgcgccgaagatgacggcggaGAAGCAGACGAAGAACTGGAACATGTCGTACTCGCGGTTGGCGATGAGCGTGCCGCCGTACCAGAagccgagggcgaaggcCAGGAACATGAAGGACTGGGAGGCGGCAAAGAGCAGGCTGGACTTGAGGATGGAGATGAGGCTGCTGCGCTGCTGGATGGCGAGGGAGGCCTGGTACTGGCGGatgacgtcgtcctcgcggGTGAGCGAGGCGACGGTGcggatggccgagatggcctcGGATGCGTAGCTCGCCGAGTTGGAGTAGGCCGTCTTGGAGCGGCGCTGGAAGTGGGCGAGCATCCAGAAGCGGAAGAAGCCACAGCCGATGAGGATCGGGATGGTCGCGGTGCAGACGAGCGCGAGCTTCcagccgatggcgatggctagggccagggcggcgatcAGGGTCGTCGACACCATGAGCAGGGTGCCGAGGGTGACGCCGCTGAGGCCGGCCAGGTGGGTGGTCTCGGTGGACAGGAAGGAGGTGAGCGCGCCGGCCGTgttctcgtccttgtcgaagaaggcgacgtCCTGGCGCAGCATGGTACGGAAGGCCTGGTCGCGCACGCGGTGGATGAGCCTCTCGGAGCActtggcgaagacgatgccctggacgacgaaggcgatgaACTGCACGCCGGCGAGCATGAGGTACATGGCGCTCCAGAAGTCCGAGTCCTTCTTCATCTGGTGGCGGACGGCGTCCGGGGTGGCGTCGGTGATCGGGTACGACAGGGTCATGATCTGcttggcgaagaagacggcctgAGTggggttgccgccgccgcagatgatggagaagaagaggccgaTGAGCATGAGCTTCCACTCCTTCTTGTTGAAGGAGGCGATGAGCTTGATCAGCGTCCACAGGCCGTACTtggcctcgccctcctccgtccGGTTCTGGAGGGCGATGCTCGACAGGGACTTGGAGGTGGTCGTGCGCTGCATCTTGGCCGCcatgtcgtcctcggggtcggcggcgtAGCCCTTCTCGGAGACGCGGGACTTTTGGCGgatgatctcgtcgtcctcggcgtcgatggcctcctcctcctcggggtCCAGCTCGTTGACGCGGGCAATGTTCTGGGCGGTGACGAGGTTGTAGTAGGCGCCGTGCTTCGCGAGGAGCTCGTTGTGGGTGCCCTGTTCGACGATACGGCCGTTGGACATGACGACGATGTTGTGGGCGTCCTTGATGGTCGACAGGCGGtgggcgatggtgatggtggtgcgGCCCTCGGCAgcgacctcgagggcggcctgcACGACGCCCTCGGACTTGGTGTCCAGCGCGGAGGTGGCCTcatcgaggagaagaacTGGGGAGTGTCAACGGGGGACCGACCGGGACAGCAAACAGAAACAAACTTACTCTTGGGgtcggagacgacggcgcgggcgatggcgatgcgctGCTTCTGGCCGccggagaggaggaagccaCGCTCGCCGACGTTGGTCATGTAGCCCTCGGGGAGGCCGGTGATGAAGTCGTGGGCGTTGGCCATCATCGCGGCGTTCTCgaccagcttcttctgctcctcgtcggaggCGCCCTCGTGCTGGGTGCCGATGAGGCCGTACCGGATGTTCTGGTAGATGGTGGTGGCGAAGAGGGTGGGCTCCTGGCTGACGAGGGCCATCTGCTGGCGGAGCCAACGCAGGTTCAGGGTGCTGATGtcgtggccgtcgaggtAGACGGAGCCGCGCACGGGGTCGTAGAagcgctcgacgaggccgacgatggtgctcttgccggagccggaggcgCCGACCAGGGCGGTGGTCTTGCCGGCGGGGATGTTCAGGGACACGTCCTCCATGACAGTGACCTCGGGGCGGGACGGGTAGATGTGCTTGATGTTCTCGAGGCGGATAGCGccctcaacggcgtcgagcttgatgccgtcgtcggtggaGGGGTCGAGCGGGGAGACGCGGTCGATGGTGTTGTAaatcttggcggcggcggcgatggccgtGGTGAAGGCCTGGACGTTGGGGGCGACGTTGCCGAGGTTGAAGGCGCCAATCATGATGGACATCATGATGATTAGGATGTTGGACAGTGcgatgccgtcctcgatgaGGAACTTGCTGCCCTGCCAGAAGGCGAGGCCGTAGTTGAGGTACAGGATGGTCATCATGAGGGCGACCatgacgccgatggcggACTTGACCTTGTAGCCGTACAGCTCGGCCTTGGTCAGGTGGACGTCGTACTGCTTGGCGAGGCGGTCCTGGGTGCcgaaggcgatggcgttgCGGATGGAGCTgatgacctcgtcggcgaggctGCCGCCGTGGGCGTACGACTCGATGGACTGCTTGCTGTACTTGACGATGAAGGTggagccgccgcccatgctcaggaggagggcgacgacggtggacAGCAGGATCAGCGTGAGCTTCCAGTAGTGGATGAAGCCGATGATGaaggccgagatgaaggtggcgagggcggcgagggtgaggCCGACCTTTTCGGAAATGCCGTCCTGGATCAGGTTGGTGTCGGCGGTGATGCGCGTCGTCACCTCGCCGGCACCCAgcttgtcgaagaagccaaTGTTCTGGCGCATGCAGCTCTGGAGGTAGTGCTCGCGGATCTTGGCGCTAATGTGCTCTCCCGTGTCTGTGTGTGTTTGGCGGGCCGGGGTCAGCGGGGGTTCATTCGGCAGGCCCGTTGATtttgggaggaggaggggcgagCGCCAAACTAAAACTTACAGATGAAGCCGACGGTGCTCACGTACTGGCACACGAAGACACCGATGGCGAGGTAGACAAAGTACAGGACCAGGCCGGCCATCTCGCTGTTGAAGTCGTCCTTGGACGACTGCCCGTTGAAGTAGCTCTGGAAGGTGCCCTGCAGGttgccgaagatgacggtcATGAGcggcagggcggcgccgacgacgatggaggtgaaggcggcggcggcgaggatgaggatgtcgTTGGTCGAGGAGTAGCGGTACAGGGTCATGAtgccggccttgacctcgggGGTGAAGACCTGGCGcttgaggacggcggcctcgtctgCGGGGAGGTGCTCGTaggggtcgtcgtcggcgtctttGGGCGCGACAGCCTTGGAGTCGGCCTTTTCGAGGTTGTTGATCGCGGCGTTGGGGTTTTTGGGCTGGCTCGAGGCGTCCACCTCGGTCGAGCCGCCGTGCGACGACGCCCTGTCCGAGTGACCTtggtgggcggcggccttctcaGACGTCTCGGCGAGGTTCTGGACAGCCCCGACGGGCTTTTCGTCTTGGAGCGTCATGTTGGCGGTTTCCTAGACAggcgacgagaagaggcGGGTCTTGGTGCGCCGGTATGCGCAGCGCGCCAgcagggggcgggggagaaGACGTTGACTTCTCCAAGCGCGACAGCAAGGAGGCAGAGGATATCGTCGCTGACGGTTCGTGATGCGAGGTTCACGGGGTGTGTTGCTGTAGTGACGAGTGTTTCTTCTTCAAGCTGCCTTAGTCCATgagacggtgacggtgacggcggcggggtgagagaggcagaggcagaggcagaggatAACGAaagtcgacgatggcgaaaGCCAAGAAATCTTTTTGCAGCTGATCAGAGGGAGATCGTCCACAGGCGCAAACGAAGGATCAGCGTGGGTaggcaaaaaaaaaaaaaaaaaaagaggtAGAAAGCAGGagcaacatcaacaagcaacagcagcagcggtaATCGGTTGGTGTCTCCCCCTTCTGGCCAGGACTTTTTATTAAAGACCGAGGACGGAtccaggaagaagaagggatAAGAGGCGGTTCCACTCGGGTTGCAGGCCAGGATAGGGATTAGCGGTATCCGTTCGTGGAAGGGGGTGAAAAGTCCCTAGAACCTTGGCCACGAACGGACTGGGGTGGGCACTTTTGATATAGATGGGTCTGGGACCCGGACCTGGGGCGAAGCGGGCAATCGGGACTAGAGAGGCAGCGGAACGCGGCCGACCCGTTCTGAGTTCTGCGTCCAGAGTCCTGAGCCCTTGGTTCATTTCAACTGCCCAAATGGTGACTAGCCTGGGCCGCGCCGCAGACGTACGCATCTCGAGAGCGAGTGAGTGCCTTTGGCCATATCCTGTTGCGGGCGCCGGCCATTTGGGCCGTAGCCACGCGGCGAGGAGTCACTCGGAGGTGGTTTGACGTGCACGCTGTGGTGTAAGCTAGCGCTCACGGCGGCCCATACATCTGAGGGAGAGTGACCGGGTCATCCTTCTAGGGAGGTACCTTGTACGTGGCCGCGGAGCTCGCAAAGCCCAAACCTGCGAGTTGCGAGGTACGAGCCGCAGGGCGGGCGACCTTGACCAGCCAGAGACTGCCAAACACTAGCATACCTTATCCGCAGGTGGGTTGTGATAAGGTAATCTGCACCGCCGTGTCTTGTGCACGCCAAACGCCATCCAGAAGCAGGACGGGGTTCGCGACCCAGCCGGGATTCGTCGGGATGGCAGGCCGAGGGACGTGTGGCCTTGGCCGCTCTGTTTATTTCCTATATTAGCGTTTTTGTGCCCGGAGCCGATCCTGGGGAAGGAAACCTGCGCGACAGGTcctgtaggtaggtaagtaccTTGTACAGGGATCGACGGCGGGACTGATGCgtccacacacacacactcaaTGATGATGATTGCAGTCAGCATTGTGGGCCGACTCCTCGCACTCAAAGTCGAATGCGACCCGTCACTCGTATGCTGCTCTCGCTTGGCTTGATGGAAGGTGGGGATGGATACGGAGGACATGCGACGAAAACTCGGACGAGTTTGTCCAGCGTTTGCTTCTTCGATCTTGGGACGACAGGGACCTCCGTCGTTGGCAGAGCCCAAAGCTGGCACTGCTACCGTCTGCCTTTTGGCGTCTCGTCGTTGTCTGGCGAGCAGGCCCCGAAACACAACAGCAAGTGGACTTACTCAGTTATGCTCGGGTTATCCGACATCCTTCTTTGTGGGCGTTGGCTCTGGATCAAAAGTCCCTGTCTTGCCCAACGCCCCAAGCCAGTGTGGCTCCCTGCCGTCTTCCGGGTCGAGTCAGCCGGGCTGCTGACCCCGGCGCCGCTGGGCGTGTCTCGCTTAATTATGTCACCCCCCAGCTGTCAGCGTGTTTTCGCCCCTCTCTCGGGGTTCATCAGCAGCCCGAATCCCGATCGATTCATTTCCTTAGTTACCAGAACAGAGTCCCGGAGGAAGGTTGCCATCCGAGCGAGTATTCTACAGCAGCAGACTTGCCCAccgccagcaccaccaccgtgGCTTCGTCTTCCCGCCGCAGGTCACTCACTGTTCGGCGCGATCTGGCTGCCTATGTCCGGCCCTGCCAGCTCCGGCGATAAGGTTTCGGGGCCCGGTCACATCTTCACGAGAACGAAATCGGCCTGCTGCGTGGACAGCAGCCCGACCACGTTGCTCGTTTCCGGCCAACAGCTTGATCACGGCGCCTCCCCGGCGCGTCGCCATGCACGCAAGTGCTTACCACCAGCAAGAATTCCCATCCCTTCGCTCGCTCGTTCGACGGGGCACGGCCGCACGGGTGCTGGGAGGCGCCGTGCTTACTTACGTGTGCTGCCATCCAAAGCGCCCGCCCCTCGTCTCAAGACTCCGACGGGAGTTGTTTGGATGAGTAGTTGcttcaacgccgccgtcgaaaGCAagcagagagggaggggtcCTCGGACAACAACCACATGGGTCTTGTCATCGATTCAGTTCACAGGCGGGGTACAAGTACATGCCCCCAATTATGGACACTCTGCAAACCCTGCCGCGCGGTCGGTCCCCCTGTGAAAACATGACGCGGAGTAGACCTGATAGAGACGTGCAGTAGGTCACGAGGTGGCCATAACGCAAATACCTTGAACCATACAATCACAGAGTACAGTCCATGTGGGACTATCATCTGACATAGCCGGAACCCAATCGCAACTCTTCGCattctctttctcttgtcCTCGTCATAAGCCCTTCGCGTTCTCTCTCGAATGCGAGCCATCCCTCGTTCTCGTTGTCGTTCCGAGGCGGTCAGCAATAGCTCGATCCGCCACGAACAAACGCAGCCAAGGCGATCGTCCCTCTCGAGGTCGTACAGGTGCACGGTACATCGTATAGtaaaaggagaagaagggaaaacCAGTGGAAAACACGGTTTCAAGTTCTATGCTTAGGGACGCCGtaaagggaaaaaaaaaatctCCGAGTCCCAACCGGGCAGCCATCCGTCCAGCCCAGCCGCCACCCACCCAAATCTCAAACCCTGGTCTCGTGCTACATGGCGTCTGTTAACAGGCAGTGAGTGTACAGCCTGTGCAACGCCGCCAGTTGAGCCTCAAGGACCGCCGTCACAAATTCGCCCGGATCGCCTCCGTAGGCGTTATCGATCATCCGTAGGCAGTCCTTCCGCTCCAGCCCCTGGATGACGACAGGTAGGCAGCCTTGGCGGGCGAGGTAATCCTGCTCCATCATGCGGCTCGTGCGCCCATTCCCGTCGGGGAACGGATGAAGGTGCACAAAGTAAGCCGTCATCTGACAGGCCAGGACCAGCGGATGAAGCCTCTTCTCGCAATGCTGCGCGTCCCGCCACTCGAAGAACCATCTGACGCAGGCGGGGACCTCCTGCGGGTAGGGAAAGATTCGGAGGCGGTTGCTGCGCACTGCGACGGGTAGGTTTCGGTACTCTCCGGGCGGCACTGGTTCTCCCCACACcaggttgctgctgccggcaCGGTGGTCTTGGCCTCTCCGCATGTCGTATACCGCCTCAGAATCCGTGTTTCTGACGgacacgacggcgaggtcgcgTACCTCGTCTTCGCAGAACCCCGCGGTGCGCGCGGTGCGGGCCTTGAACGTCGCGCTCTCGGCAATCCATTGCGACGCGATGATGTGGTTCGTCAGTTCGTTGATGGCGGAGCCCTGGCCCGCCGTCTCGGAGGTGACcatctcgacaagctcgctGCTCGACATCGATGCCAGGTCGACGCGTCGGAAGACACCCTCCTGCAGAGTCTCGAGCACGCGGTGCGCGTCGCCAACCGTCAGAGGGTTGTTCTCGATCATGACGGACTGTTGCGCATACTCGGAGACCATGGTCTTGCCCAGCGCCGACACTGGGAGAGTTACTCTCAAggcgtcgatgtcggccAACAACCGCCTATGCATCCGCTGGAGCCCGAGGTACCCCTTTTCACGACTGTTACCGGGCTGGAAGTATTCTTCCCATACCCGTCCCGAACACGCAAGCCTGTTGTACTCGGGAGATCCTTTCCGCAGCCGTGAGGCCGGCTCGTAGATCTTGACAAGCAAGGCCCGGCGCGCCTGTCGCTGCATGTTGGAGAAGCGCGTTCCCAGACATCGCGAGGCTGTTCGCGGTGTGGAGAGTGACGGGAGGACTTTCGGCGGCCTGAGCCTGCTTGAGTCATGGCGGACATTCGACAGGCACTCTGCTAGGAGCCTGGACGGCCGGAGTGTGTGTAAGTGCACTTAGCCTCTGGGTCGGGCAGATGCCATCCAAACTTTGCATCACCACGGTAGTCACACGAGCCAAATGATGGGCGCTGCGCCCTGAGCGCACGGTCCTTCTGCATGCTGCCGCAACGCATCCATCCTCAGAGCCAATTCTCACCACAGCTACCCGTCCGTGGAATGCCGCATAGGCTGAGGCTGCGCTCACCGGAGAATGGCCGGCAGCGCACCTACAGAGAGGGAACGACCGAGGACGGGCAAACGCGACTCATGCAAGAGCGAACGCGAGTCGGCGTGGGCAGCGCTGTTGGATCAGTCTCGTCCGTGCCGAGGGCCGCTCAGACCAGCACTTGCAGTGAGAATACAGGTGATAGAAACCCCCAAGGACACACAGAATTTAACGCACGTCTTGGTTGCCGGTGGCCATACCAGAGAAGAATGGATACTGGCCGTCCGCTGTTTGAGAATCACCGACCGTCCTCGAatcccccaccccccaacCTTGGCTGGGATGGGGCAAGCGCCAGTGAAAGTGCACCCGTCTTGGCGATCCGCGACGCACCTGCCAAGCTTTCCTTTCTGTCTTCTTTGGAAGATTCGATGCTGCTTAGATAAGCCGTGCCGGCGAACGCCACAGAGAACAGGTGGCCCGTTTCCACTCGCCACACCCTCATCACCCAAGGGCCAGCATCACCACGGCCTCCCCTTCGACACGATAACTCACTTGATGAGGTACACAGGCAACATCATATCTGGCCTCTAGCCCTTTTTGACATACAACTCCTCCCGGTTCACGCCATCGGGCTTGGATTCCTGCGCCCATGCTCTGAGACGGAGCCACTTCCTCACGTCTCTAGGCCACCCGAACGACacacatgcacacacacacacacacacacttacacacacgcacacacgcacacacactcacacacacacacaatcaGCACCATGCACATCTCACTCGACCTAGGCCTGgccctcttcgccttcctGCCGGGCCTGGCGTTGGCGGTCAAGACGCCCAAGAACGCCATCCTCCTCTCGGAAGTGCAGTCCCTCAccctccgcggcggcggcgcgaaGACGACGCACCGCCGCGTGTCCGCCGTGCCGCAGCTGAAATGCGTCTCGTCCAAGGCCATCTGCGACCTGTATGAGATCGACGTGATGCGGTGCACCAACCAGGGCGCCGGCTACTCGTCCGAGGACATCCAGTGGTCCTGCGTTGCCTCGCTgcccgaggagctcaagCTGGGGTCCACCGACGTCATCTGCGAGGGCTACGCCAACTCGGACGACCCGTACGTCCTCCGCGGGAGCTGCGGCGTCGAGTACCGTCTCGCACTGACCGACAAGGGCGAGCGGCGGTACCCGAACCTGGGCAagggccgcggccgcgggaGCGGGGGGGATGGCGAGTCGGACTGGGGCGCCTATCTCTTTGGGGTCATCTTCTTTGCCGTCCTGGCTTGGATCGTGTACTCGGCGTGTGTGGCGGGTGCGCAGAACCGGAGACCGGGTGGTAacggacggc encodes:
- a CDS encoding Putative Fido domain-containing protein yields the protein MQRQARRALLVKIYEPASRLRKGSPEYNRLACSGRVWEEYFQPGNSREKGYLGLQRMHRRLLADIDALRVTLPVSALGKTMVSEYAQQSVMIENNPLTVGDAHRVLETLQEGVFRRVDLASMSSSELVEMVTSETAGQGSAINELTNHIIASQWIAESATFKARTARTAGFCEDEVRDLAVVSVRNTDSEAVYDMRRGQDHRAGSSNLVWGEPVPPGEYRNLPVAVRSNRLRIFPYPQEVPACVRWFFEWRDAQHCEKRLHPLVLACQMTAYFVHLHPFPDGNGRTSRMMEQDYLARQGCLPVVIQGLERKDCLRMIDNAYGGDPGEFVTAVLEAQLAALHRLYTHCLLTDAM
- a CDS encoding Putative store-operated calcium entry-associated regulatory factor, with translation MHISLDLGLALFAFLPGLALAVKTPKNAILLSEVQSLTLRGGGAKTTHRRVSAVPQLKCVSSKAICDLYEIDVMRCTNQGAGYSSEDIQWSCVASLPEELKLGSTDVICEGYANSDDPYVLRGSCGVEYRLALTDKGERRYPNLGKGRGRGSGGDGESDWGAYLFGVIFFAVLAWIVYSACVAGAQNRRPGGNGRRRGGGGGGGGGGFGGGGGGWNPGFGQDDDPPPPYPGTKPSSQGGQQGWRPGFWTGAGAAGAAGYGAGYYQGRNSARNQQGYGTGGRGNDSSSSSWGAGPSRSTSSSSSSARHESSGFGSTSRR
- a CDS encoding Putative Type 1 protein exporter, which produces MTLQDEKPVGAVQNLAETSEKAAAHQGHSDRASSHGGSTEVDASSQPKNPNAAINNLEKADSKAVAPKDADDDPYEHLPADEAAVLKRQVFTPEVKAGIMTLYRYSSTNDILILAAAAFTSIVVGAALPLMTVIFGNLQGTFQSYFNGQSSKDDFNSEMAGLVLYFVYLAIGVFVCQYVSTVGFIYTGEHISAKIREHYLQSCMRQNIGFFDKLGAGEVTTRITADTNLIQDGISEKVGLTLAALATFISAFIIGFIHYWKLTLILLSTVVALLLSMGGGSTFIVKYSKQSIESYAHGGSLADEVISSIRNAIAFGTQDRLAKQYDVHLTKAELYGYKVKSAIGVMVALMMTILYLNYGLAFWQGSKFLIEDGIALSNILIIMMSIMIGAFNLGNVAPNVQAFTTAIAAAAKIYNTIDRVSPLDPSTDDGIKLDAVEGAIRLENIKHIYPSRPEVTVMEDVSLNIPAGKTTALVGASGSGKSTIVGLVERFYDPVRGSVYLDGHDISTLNLRWLRQQMALVSQEPTLFATTIYQNIRYGLIGTQHEGASDEEQKKLVENAAMMANAHDFITGLPEGYMTNVGERGFLLSGGQKQRIAIARAVVSDPKILLLDEATSALDTKSEGVVQAALEVAAEGRTTITIAHRLSTIKDAHNIVVMSNGRIVEQGTHNELLAKHGAYYNLVTAQNIARVNELDPEEEEAIDAEDDEIIRQKSRVSEKGYAADPEDDMAAKMQRTTTSKSLSSIALQNRTEEGEAKYGLWTLIKLIASFNKKEWKLMLIGLFFSIICGGGNPTQAVFFAKQIMTLSYPITDATPDAVRHQMKKDSDFWSAMYLMLAGVQFIAFVVQGIVFAKCSERLIHRVRDQAFRTMLRQDVAFFDKDENTAGALTSFLSTETTHLAGLSGVTLGTLLMVSTTLIAALALAIAIGWKLALVCTATIPILIGCGFFRFWMLAHFQRRSKTAYSNSASYASEAISAIRTVASLTREDDVIRQYQASLAIQQRSSLISILKSSLLFAASQSFMFLAFALGFWYGGTLIANREYDMFQFFVCFSAVIFGAQSAGSIFSFAPDMGKAHQAAHELKVLFDRKPTIDTWSEQGASLDAVDGTLEFRDVHFRYPTRPEQPVLRGLNLVIRPGQYVALVGASGCGKSTTIALLERFYDPLSGAIFVDGKEISTLNVNEYRSFIALVSQEPTLYQGTIRENIVLGANSEVTDEAIEFACREANIYDFIVSMPEGFNTVVGSKGALLSGGQKQRIAIARALIRDPKILLLDEATSALDSESEHVVQAALDKAAKGRTTIAVAHRLSTIQKADIIYVFDQGRIVEQGTHAELMKMNGRYAELVNLQSLEKNS